Proteins from a genomic interval of Vanacampus margaritifer isolate UIUO_Vmar chromosome 4, RoL_Vmar_1.0, whole genome shotgun sequence:
- the LOC144050686 gene encoding voltage-gated potassium channel regulatory subunit KCNG4-like — protein MPIISNANHDFSTYSISSDDSSLDRFFTEIPETETIKGVYFQRAQLLREPKASHVVDHTLQVLINVGGNRYTFPWSTLEQFPQSRLGRLRFCTTPEEIAHLCDDYDETCKEYFFDRNPTAFRVILNFLAAGKLRLLRELCAVSLHDELDYWGVDPGHMERCCRRRMITRVEEVAERERKEEEWRQMRMMLKKSTAEVERGHCKLIWMLREVVENPHSGLAGKIFACLSVIMVMVTVVSLCISTMPDLRDEETRGVCSQKCHSMFVVESICVAWFTFEFVLRFINAQSKLAFARGPLNIIDAIAILPYYVSLVVDVRDESQEEVVMGAGRGYLDKLSLILRLLRALRILYVMRLARHSLGLQTLGLTMQRSMREFGLLLLFVCVAVTLFSPLVHLAESELAPYAATHPQHSFSSIPATYWWAIISMTTVGYGDMVPRSIPGQMVALTSILSGILIMAFPATSIFHTFSRSYQELKQEYERIWKEERGEEIAAESEERCSKFELTSNELTSLTRVNNLELMTDRDNHFTLPSTAF, from the exons ATGCCTATTATCAGCAATGCCAACCATGACTTCAGCACTTACTCCATTAGCAGTGACGACAGTAGCCTTGACCGATTCTTCACTGAGATCCCAGAGACAGAGACAATCAAGGGGGTGTACTTCCAGCGGGCCCAGCTACTACGTGAGCCCAAGGCCTCACATGTGGTTGATCACACTCTTCAAGTCCTCATCAATGTTGGGGGTAATCGCTATACCTTCCCCTGGAGCACATTGGAGCAATTCCCTCAGAGTCGCCTGGGACGACTGCGCTTCTGCACCACCCCCGAGGAGATCGCACACCTCTGCGACGACTATGATGAGACGTGCAAGGAATACTTCTTTGACCGCAACCCTACAGCTTTCCGGGTCATCCTCAATTTCCTTGCAGCAGGCAAATTGCGTCTGCTCAGGGAATTATGCGCCGTGTCTCTGCATGACGAGCTCGACTACTGGGGCGTCGACCCAGGTCATATGGAGCGGTGCTGCCGCCGTCGGATGATCACCCGTGTGGAGGAGGTGGCCGAGCGAGAGCGCAAAGAAGAGGAATGGAGACAGATGAGGATGATGTTGAAGAAAAGCACAGCAGAAGTGGAGAGGGGGCACTGCAAGCTGATCTGGATGCTGCGGGAAGTGGTGGAGAACCCTCACTCGGGGTTGGCAGGAAAGATATTTGCCTGCCTCTCTGTCATTATGGTGATGGTCACGGTGGTTAGCTTGTGCATCAGCACCATGCCAGACCTCAGAGATGAAGAAACCAGG GGCGTGTGTTCCCAGAAGTGTCACAGCATGTTTGTGGTGGAGTCCATCTGTGTAGCCTGGTTCACTTTTGAATTTGTGTTGCGATTCATAAATGCCCAGAGCAAGTTGGCCTTTGCTCGCGGGCCCCTTAACATCATCGACGCCATTGCCATCCTACCATACTATGTGTCGCTGGTGGTGGACGTCAGAGATGAGTCCCAGGAGGAAGTCGTTATGGGCGCTGGCAGAGGTTACCTGGACAAATTGAGTCTCATTCTCCGCTTACTCCGCGCGCTGCGCATTCTGTACGTTATGCGGCTTGCTCGTCACTCCTTGGGCTTGCAAACGTTGGGACTGACCATGCAACGCAGCATGAGGGAGTTCGGCCTCCTGCTGTTGTTCGTCTGCGTGGCCGTTACTCTCTTCTCACCCTTAGTCCACCTCGCAGAAAGTGAATTGGCACCATACGCCGCTACCCATCCGCAACACAGCTTCAGCAGCATCCCGGCTACTTACTGGTGGGCAATCATCTCGATGACAACTGTCGGTTACGGAGACATGGTCCCCCGCAGCATCCCTGGACAGATGGTGGCATTAACCAGTATCCTGAGTGGAATACTCATCATGGCCTTCCCCGCCACTTCCATCTTCCACACCTTCTCGCGCTCCTATCAGGAGCTGAAGCAGGAGTACGAGAGGATTTGGAAGGAGGAGCGGGGAGAGGAAATTGCAGCAGAGTCAGAAGAAAGGTGCTCCAAGTTTGAGTTGACATCAAATGAGCTCACATCTCTAACTAGAGTCAACAATTTGGAGCTAATGACAGACAGAGACAATCATTTTACTCTTCCAAGTACAGCTTTCTAA